From Phragmites australis chromosome 5, lpPhrAust1.1, whole genome shotgun sequence, a single genomic window includes:
- the LOC133918677 gene encoding receptor-like protein kinase 5, giving the protein MVHSNLLLLFLLVFVTSNSSLQSTTAQADAIELATLRKIKKDWGSPAALSSWDSKNPAFCNWTGVLSCKNGQVTALSFQKYHIANPIPASICSLMNLSYIDLSYNNLTGEFPTALYSCSALQYLDLSNNGFSSTLPADINKLSSGMEHLNLSSNGFTGSVPSAIAGFPKLKLYSTDTNSFNGSYPSAAIGGLNELETLTLASNPFAPGPIPDEFGKLTKLKTLWLSGMNLTGGIPDTLSSLTEMTMLDLSQNKLHGEIPAWVWKLQKLQYLYLFANNFAGGISPNITAVSMLEVDLSVNRLTEPIPETIGNMKNLTLLYLYLNNITGLIPTSIGLLPNLKDLRLFNNSLSGALPLELGKHSPLGNLEVCNNLLTGDLPDTLCFNKKLYDIVVFNNNFSGVFPATLGQCDTLNNIMVYNNRFTGDFPEKVWSAFPYLTSVHIQNNGFTGTLPSVISSNITFIEMGNNWFSGAVPASAAGLKNFKAENNRFSGPLPANMSGFVNLNELNLAGNMISGSIPPSIRSSGRLNSLNLSSNQISGAIPAAIGLLPVLTILDLSNNELTGDIPQEFNNLHLSVLNLSNNLLTGAVPESLQSQAYEGAFLGNRGLCAMVTLNTNLPVCRYHRHNQMSTGLIISAVLVGVALIIGAVGGVIIQRQKRRQDVTVWKMTPFRTLDFTECDILTKLREEDVIGSGGSGKVYRVHLRGRGCAGTMVAVKRLWSRGKTDARLDKEFDSEVKILGDIRHNNIVSLLCCISSDDTKLLVYEFMENGSLDRWLHRRKGASAPPPLDWPTRLGIAIDAARGLSYMHHECAQPIMHRDVKSSNILLDPDFHAKIADFGLARILVKSGELESVSAVGGTFGYMAPECGRGTKVNEKLDVYSFGVVLLELTTGRVANDGGAECCLVEWAWRRYKAGGPLHDVVDGSIQDRPVFVDDAVNVFLLGVMCTGDDAPSRPSMKQVLQQLARYDRTSSVAGACRDDCDDSSGTRLPAANKGGQDKSSLDPGVFWDGREESGSFVAHPV; this is encoded by the exons ATGGTTCACTCCaatcttctcctcctcttcctacTCGTGTTCGTCACCTCCAACTCCAGCTTGCAATCGACGACGGCGCAGGCCGACGCCATCGAGCTTGCGACACTCCGAAAGATCAAGAAAGACTGGGGCAGCCCTGCTGCACTCAGTTCATGGGACTCCAAGAATCCTGCCTTCTGTAACTGGACTGGGGTCCTTAGCTGCAAGAATGGCCAAGTGACTGCCCTGTCCTTCCAAAAATACCACATAGCCAATCCAATCCCAGCCTCCATTTGCAGCCTCATGAACTTGTCATACATAGACCTCTCCTACAACAACCTTACGGGCGAGTTCCCGACGGCCCTTTACAGCTGCTCGGCGCTGCAGTACCTCGACCTGTCGAACAATGGTTTCTCCAGCACCCTGCCGGCTGACATCAACAAACTGTCGTCGGGGATGGAGCACCTGAACTTGTCAAGCAATGGCTTCACCGGCAGCGTGCCATCGGCGATTGCTGGGTTCCCAAAGCTCAA ACTTTATTCAACAGATACTAACAGCTTCAATGGGAGCTACCCGAGTGCCGCTATCGGAGGCCTCAATGAGCTCGAGACACTGACGTTGGCAAGCAACCCGTTCGCGCCAGGGCCCATCCCTGATGAGTTCGGCAAGCTGACAAAGCTGAAGACGCTCTGGCTGTCGGGGATGAACCTGACCGGCGGCATCCCCGACACACTCTCGTCGCTCACGGAGATGACGATGTTGGATCTGTCACAGAACAAGCTTCATGGCGAAATCCCGGCGTGGGTTTGGAAGCTTCAAAAGTTGCAGTACCTGTACCTGTTTGCAAACAACTTCGCCGGCGGGATCAGCCCTAACATCACAGCTGTCAGCATGCTCGAGGTTGACTTGTCCGTGAACAGGCTCACCGAACCAATACCGGAGACCATCGGCAACATGAAGAACTTGACATTGCTCTACTTGTACTTGAACAACATCACCGGGCTTATTCCGACGAGCATCGGGCTGCTCCCAAACCTCAAGGACCTCCGGCTATTCAACAATAGTCTCTCCGGCGCCCTTCCGCTAGAGCTCGGGAAGCACTCACCACTCGGCAACCTAGAAGTGTGCAACAATTTGCTCACCGGCGATCTCCCGGACACCCTCTGCTTCAACAAGAAGCTCTACGATATCGTGGTGTTCAACAACAATTTCTCCGGCGTGTTCCCGGCGACCCTGGGGCAGTGCGACACGCTGAACAACATAATGGTGTACAACAACCGCTTCACCGGGGACTTCCCGGAGAAGGTATGGTCGGCGTTCCCTTACCTGACCAGTGTACATATTCAGAACAACGGCTTCACTGGCACTCTGCCCAGTGTCATATCCTCCAACATCACATTTATTGAGATGGGGAACAATTGGTTCTCCGGCGCTGTACCGGCTTCCGCGGCGGGGTTGAAGAATTTCAAGGCGGAAAACAACCGGTTCTCCGGCCCGCTTCCAGCAAACATGTCAGGGTTTGTTAACCTCAATGAGCTGAATCTCGCCGGGAACATGATATCTGGCTCGATTCCACCTTCCATCAGATCATCGGGAAGGCTGAATTCTCTGAACCTTAGCAGCAATCAGATATCAGGCGCAATCCCGGCGGCCATTGGGTTGCTGCCGGTTCTCACAATCCTTGACCTCTCTAACAacgagctcaccggcgacataCCGCAGGAGTTCAACAACCTCCATCTCAGCGTCCTCAACCTCTCGAATAACCTACTCACCGGCGCGGTCCCAGAGTCTCTGCAGAGCCAGGCGTACGAAGGGGCGTTCCTCGGAAACCGTGGCCTTTGCGCCATGGTGACGCTGAACACGAACCTTCCGGTATGCCGTTACCACCGCCATAACCAGATGTCAACTGGCCTGATCATTTCCGCGGTGCTCGTTGGCGTCGCCCTCATCATTGGTGCCGTTGGGGGTGTCATCATCCAGCGGCAGAAGCGCCGGCAAGACGTGACCGTTTGGAAGATGACGCCGTTCCGCACGCTCGACTTCACGGAGTGTGACATACTCACCAAGCTCCGGGAGGAGGACGTGATCGGCAGCGGTGGCTCCGGCAAGGTGTACCGCGTCCACCTCCGCGGCCGAGGTTGCGCCGGCACGATGGTGGCCGTGAAGAGACTGTGGAGCAGGGGGAAGACCGACGCGAGGCTCGACAAGGAGTTCGACTCCGAGGTGAAGATCCTCGGCGACATCCGGCACAACAACATCGTGAGCCTCCTATGCTGCATCTCCAGCGACGACACGAAGCTTCTGGTGTACGAGTTCATGGAGAACGGCAGCCTCGACCGGTGGCTGCACCGGCGAAAGGgcgcctccgcgccgccgccgctggacTGGCCGACGCGGCTGGGCATCGCTATCGACGCGGCGAGGGGCCTGAGCTACATGCACCACGAGTGCGCGCAGCCCATCATGCACCGGGACGTCAAATCCAGCAACATTCTGCTCGATCCGGACTTCCACGCGAAGATCGCCGACTTCGGCCTCGCTCGGATCCTCGTCAAGTCCGGCGAGCTCGAGTCCGTGTCCGCCGTCGGCGGCACCTTCGGCTACATGGCTCCAG AGTGCGGACGAGGCACGAAGGTGAACGAGAAGCTggacgtgtacagcttcggcgtGGTGCTGCTGGAGCTGACGACCGGGCGTGTGGCGAACGACGGCGGCGCGGAGTGCTGCCTGGTGGAGTGGGCGTGGCGGCGGTACAAGGCGGGGGGCCCGCTGCACGACGTCGTGGACGGGAGCATCCAGGACAGGCCCGTGTTCGTGGACGACGCCGTGAACGTGTTCCTACTCGGGGTGATGTGCACCGGGGACGACGCACCGTCGCGGCCGTCGATGAAGCAGGTGCTGCAGCAACTCGCCCGCTACGACCGCACCTCAAGCGTGGCCGGCGCGTGCCGGGACGACTGCGACGACAGCAGTGGCACGCGGCTCCCGGCGGCGAACAAAGGCGGCCAGGACAAGAGTTCGTTGGACCCCGGAGTGTTTTGGGATGGCCGCGAGGAGAGCGGCAGCTTCGTGGCTCATCCCGTTTaa